A single region of the Leptothrix cholodnii SP-6 genome encodes:
- the panB gene encoding 3-methyl-2-oxobutanoate hydroxymethyltransferase gives MSSHAEPTPVARNRKPLTLPALRAMQQRGEKIAMLTAYESTLARVADEAGVDTILVGDSLGMVVQGHASTLPVTLDEMAYHTRCVARGLQGGAAWLVADLPFASYHQGPSQAMAAAATLMQAGAQMIKLEGGGWTAETVRFLVERGVPVCAHLGLTPQSVHALGGYRIQGRDEAGAAELRRQATELTQAGAAMMVLELMPSAVAAAVQADNPQLMTIGIGAGPATAGQVLVVHDMLGLTRGKLPRFVRNFMHSEAGQNLSVEDAIRAYVAAVKDASFPDPVAHAYASAS, from the coding sequence TTGAGCAGTCACGCTGAACCGACCCCGGTGGCCCGCAACCGCAAGCCACTCACCCTTCCCGCCCTGCGTGCGATGCAGCAGCGCGGCGAGAAGATCGCCATGCTGACGGCCTACGAAAGCACGCTGGCGCGCGTGGCCGACGAGGCCGGCGTCGACACCATCCTGGTCGGCGACTCGCTCGGCATGGTCGTGCAGGGCCACGCCAGCACCCTGCCCGTCACGCTCGACGAGATGGCCTATCACACCCGCTGCGTCGCCCGCGGCCTGCAGGGCGGCGCGGCCTGGCTGGTCGCCGACCTGCCGTTCGCGAGCTACCACCAGGGCCCGTCGCAGGCGATGGCCGCCGCCGCCACGCTGATGCAGGCCGGCGCACAGATGATCAAGCTCGAAGGCGGCGGCTGGACCGCCGAGACGGTGCGCTTCCTGGTCGAACGCGGCGTGCCGGTCTGTGCCCACCTCGGCCTGACGCCGCAGAGCGTGCACGCGCTGGGCGGCTATCGCATCCAGGGCCGCGACGAAGCAGGCGCCGCCGAACTGCGCCGCCAGGCCACCGAGCTGACCCAGGCCGGCGCCGCGATGATGGTGCTCGAACTGATGCCCTCGGCGGTAGCCGCGGCGGTGCAGGCCGACAACCCGCAGCTGATGACGATCGGCATCGGCGCCGGCCCGGCCACCGCCGGCCAGGTGCTGGTGGTGCACGACATGCTGGGCCTGACACGCGGCAAGCTGCCGCGCTTCGTGCGCAACTTCATGCACAGCGAGGCGGGCCAGAACCTGTCGGTCGAAGACGCGATCCGCGCCTACGTGGCCGCCGTCAAGGACGCCAGCTTCCCCGACCCCGTGGCCCACGCCTACGCCAGCGCCAGCTGA
- a CDS encoding GNAT family N-acetyltransferase gives MNNDLKAIQRVAPQGVNEANLQLRCLRLQDLGPAEIAAWRALDEQALEPNPYLSPQFLLPVMRHLDPKGQIVLAVVESGDPRRRELCALAPLLSTEASRYLPLTHCRLQASLHSFLNGVLVRRTDARRHLEALVDQGRRYMGHGLVLEACRADGPTDALLREIAAERDMRRVEVEAYLRAGMRPADMGEADLAARLPSKAKKLRSCMRKLAKFGEVDFRVWRGAAITDEVIERHLALEHMGWKGDNGSSLRSHRAHEDFFREMARGFAADNRALFAELSVGGRVIASSSNLIAGNVGAAFKIGFDPEFAAMGPGIVCELELMRCAPTVLADVDHVDSGSVAGSYIEDLWPLRRRMAAVCYSTSPVGNLALLAVSQLRSIKRLLRDPLAAPEADDAVATEVRVPAARGVLLD, from the coding sequence ATGAACAACGATCTGAAAGCCATCCAGCGGGTCGCGCCGCAAGGGGTGAACGAGGCGAACCTGCAGCTTCGCTGCCTGCGGTTGCAGGATCTCGGGCCGGCCGAGATCGCCGCCTGGCGCGCGCTGGACGAACAGGCGCTGGAGCCCAATCCCTACCTGTCGCCGCAGTTCCTGCTGCCGGTGATGCGCCATCTCGACCCGAAAGGGCAGATCGTGCTGGCCGTGGTCGAGTCCGGCGACCCGCGGCGGCGGGAGCTGTGCGCGCTCGCGCCGTTGCTGTCGACCGAGGCCAGCCGCTACCTGCCGTTGACACACTGCCGCCTGCAGGCGTCGCTGCATTCCTTTCTCAACGGCGTGCTGGTGCGGCGCACGGATGCGCGGCGCCATCTCGAAGCCCTGGTCGATCAGGGGCGGCGCTACATGGGCCACGGCCTGGTGCTCGAGGCCTGCCGGGCCGACGGCCCGACCGACGCCCTGCTGCGGGAGATCGCCGCCGAGCGCGACATGCGCCGCGTCGAGGTCGAGGCCTATCTGCGCGCCGGCATGCGCCCGGCCGACATGGGCGAGGCCGACCTGGCCGCCCGCCTGCCGTCCAAGGCCAAGAAGCTGCGGTCCTGCATGAGGAAACTGGCGAAGTTCGGCGAGGTCGATTTCCGGGTGTGGCGCGGGGCAGCGATCACCGACGAGGTGATCGAACGCCACCTCGCCCTCGAGCACATGGGCTGGAAGGGTGACAACGGCAGCTCGTTGCGCTCGCATCGCGCGCATGAAGACTTCTTCCGCGAGATGGCGCGTGGTTTTGCGGCCGACAATCGGGCCCTGTTCGCCGAGCTGTCGGTCGGCGGGCGGGTGATCGCGTCGAGCAGCAACCTGATCGCCGGCAACGTCGGTGCCGCGTTCAAGATCGGCTTCGACCCCGAGTTCGCCGCGATGGGCCCGGGCATCGTCTGCGAACTCGAGCTGATGCGCTGCGCCCCGACCGTGCTGGCCGACGTCGACCATGTCGACAGCGGTTCGGTGGCCGGCTCCTACATCGAGGACCTGTGGCCGCTGCGGCGCCGGATGGCCGCGGTCTGCTACTCCACCTCGCCGGTGGGCAACTTGGCGCTGCTGGCGGTGAGCCAGCTGCGCAGCATCAAGCGGCTCCTGCGTGACCCGCTGGCGGCGCCTGAAGCCGACGACGCGGTCGCCACCGAGGTGCGGGTGCCGGCCGCGCGGGGTGTCCTGCTGGACTGA